A window of Prolixibacter sp. SD074 contains these coding sequences:
- a CDS encoding sodium:proton antiporter, whose amino-acid sequence MSHVNLIDLTILTVLTLGFIAFLLSEKVHISSIPILVILGFLFGPVFGLIPNAQGHTIFNYARVLGLVLILYTEGHNLKWSMIKKHVTTIGLMDTVGLLLTAAISGFLFSYVFDLPLGAGLLFGTIVSATDPATLIPLFKQNKVDENIKTVIVTESIFNDPLAIVLSTLAIAMVAPHADQAHLIETIAHYTTIYPAGIIYFLYVMVSSLALGVGLGVIGYWFIRWLKPGFFPQIFGISIAFGGFLIGEAVQTSGYLVATIIGIVFGNHAIMFKRWNEHEGFNQFIREEMHFNEIISDMASVFIFILFGATINISVLNETLLKGALIALGVVFIARPLAALIIVPLKKWTFKEYLFIALEGPRGVVPAALAGVPLSIGFMNHDQSLIYWGEIILSATIMTVLISVLLETLWVKTLSRKLLSPKE is encoded by the coding sequence ATGTCACATGTAAATCTTATTGACTTAACGATTCTTACGGTATTGACTCTCGGGTTTATTGCGTTTTTGCTAAGTGAAAAAGTGCATATTTCCTCCATCCCGATACTCGTTATTTTGGGTTTTCTGTTCGGTCCTGTTTTTGGATTGATCCCCAATGCCCAGGGACACACCATTTTTAATTATGCCCGTGTTTTAGGTTTGGTACTCATATTATATACGGAGGGGCATAACCTGAAATGGTCGATGATTAAAAAGCACGTTACTACCATCGGGCTGATGGATACAGTAGGCTTGCTTTTAACGGCTGCCATTAGCGGTTTCCTGTTTTCGTATGTATTCGACCTGCCTTTGGGCGCTGGTTTACTTTTCGGGACCATTGTATCAGCAACCGACCCCGCTACCTTGATTCCACTATTCAAGCAAAACAAGGTCGACGAGAATATTAAAACGGTTATTGTTACCGAATCCATTTTCAATGACCCGCTGGCCATCGTCTTGAGTACACTGGCCATTGCCATGGTTGCACCACATGCCGACCAGGCTCATCTCATCGAAACGATTGCACATTATACCACCATCTACCCGGCTGGAATCATTTACTTCCTCTACGTTATGGTTTCGTCCCTGGCATTAGGCGTAGGGTTGGGGGTTATCGGTTACTGGTTTATCCGGTGGTTGAAACCGGGATTTTTTCCCCAAATCTTTGGTATCTCCATCGCATTCGGGGGTTTCCTGATTGGTGAAGCAGTCCAGACATCGGGTTACCTGGTAGCCACCATCATCGGTATTGTTTTTGGCAACCATGCCATCATGTTTAAAAGATGGAATGAACACGAAGGGTTCAACCAATTTATCAGGGAGGAAATGCATTTTAATGAAATCATCTCCGATATGGCCAGTGTGTTCATCTTTATTTTGTTTGGCGCCACCATTAACATATCCGTTCTTAACGAAACGCTGTTAAAAGGGGCCTTAATTGCTTTAGGGGTTGTTTTTATTGCCCGCCCTCTTGCTGCCTTAATCATCGTTCCATTAAAAAAATGGACCTTCAAAGAATATCTTTTTATTGCGCTTGAAGGGCCCCGGGGCGTTGTTCCTGCTGCATTGGCTGGAGTTCCCCTAAGCATCGGGTTTATGAATCACGATCAGTCCCTGATTTACTGGGGCGAGATTATTCTCTCGGCGACCATCATGACGGTTTTGATATCGGTATTGCTCGAAACACTTTGGGTAAAAACTCTTTCCAGGAAATTGTTAAGCCCTAAAGAATGA
- a CDS encoding glycosyltransferase family 2 protein: MISILIPSYHNNCRLLVKTLHEQAVLCEIPFEIIVGEDGPTPAFNFDREFPFARIETAAETAGRAANRNRLAEIAQYPYLLFIDADAEIFNPDFLKNYIAYADDVDVICGGTTYFYEPPAEERNHLRWRYGIHREQIPSTRRNQQPFNSFSAFNFLIRKERFLKIRFSEELSRYGHEDTFLGQKLKKTGASILHIDNPAVHTGLDDADVFLAKTREGVENLAELMQANTGFDSSGVKVIRYFRFFKRLGMQKMMTTLYRNFHVKWEKQLARKGGPLWLFDLYKLTYLFFRKKAGRKTAG; encoded by the coding sequence ATGATTTCAATATTGATTCCAAGCTATCATAATAATTGTCGCCTGCTGGTCAAAACGTTGCACGAGCAGGCTGTATTGTGCGAAATCCCGTTTGAAATCATTGTAGGGGAAGACGGGCCAACACCGGCATTCAACTTTGATAGAGAATTTCCTTTTGCCCGGATTGAAACTGCAGCGGAAACTGCGGGCCGGGCTGCAAATCGTAACCGCCTGGCGGAAATCGCACAATATCCTTATCTGCTTTTTATTGACGCTGATGCGGAAATCTTTAACCCGGATTTTTTGAAAAACTATATAGCTTACGCTGATGATGTAGATGTCATCTGTGGCGGTACAACTTATTTTTATGAGCCGCCAGCTGAAGAGAGAAATCATTTACGATGGAGATATGGCATTCACCGGGAGCAAATTCCTTCAACCCGGCGAAATCAGCAGCCTTTCAATTCTTTTTCTGCATTCAATTTCCTGATAAGGAAAGAACGATTTCTGAAGATTCGTTTTTCGGAAGAATTGTCCCGGTACGGGCACGAGGATACATTTTTAGGGCAGAAATTGAAAAAGACAGGCGCAAGCATTCTTCATATCGATAACCCGGCGGTTCATACCGGGCTCGACGATGCTGATGTTTTTCTTGCCAAGACAAGGGAAGGAGTGGAGAACCTGGCTGAATTGATGCAGGCAAATACCGGTTTTGATTCATCGGGCGTTAAGGTTATTCGGTATTTTAGGTTTTTCAAAAGGTTGGGAATGCAAAAAATGATGACGACTTTGTACCGGAATTTTCACGTGAAATGGGAAAAGCAATTGGCGCGAAAAGGAGGGCCGTTGTGGTTGTTTGACTTGTACAAACTGACTTATTTGTTTTTCAGAAAAAAAGCCGGTCGTAAAACGGCCGGCTGA
- a CDS encoding LexA family transcriptional regulator → MRGRSQKLFFAGNIKFLRERKKMSQEALAAELGLSRAKLAAIEAGNTKSPQPEDYLNFSDFFKISIDTLLRINLSTLGEIKLRELEAGNDVYIRGGNLRVLAISVDLSNNENVEYVPVKAKAGYMAGYNDPEFIASLPKYSLPNLPAQGTFRVFPSTGDSMLPVPENSDIITQYVEDWTAIKPDTPCIVILKGQQDFVFKMVTVNTNGTVQLKSLNSMYEPYTVDASDVMEIWQFYAYTSKEFPEARPEMTTVLTAIKNLEEKIKQLPGKSK, encoded by the coding sequence ATGAGGGGCAGATCACAAAAACTTTTTTTCGCCGGGAATATTAAATTTCTCCGGGAACGGAAGAAAATGAGCCAGGAAGCCCTTGCAGCAGAGTTGGGATTAAGCAGGGCCAAACTGGCAGCCATCGAGGCCGGTAACACGAAGTCACCGCAACCGGAAGATTACCTGAATTTTTCGGATTTTTTCAAAATAAGTATCGATACCTTACTAAGAATCAACCTTTCCACGCTGGGAGAAATAAAGCTCCGGGAACTGGAGGCCGGAAATGATGTGTACATCCGGGGAGGTAATTTGCGCGTGTTGGCCATCTCGGTAGACTTGTCCAATAACGAAAATGTGGAGTACGTGCCGGTAAAAGCCAAAGCAGGATACATGGCCGGGTACAACGACCCGGAGTTTATCGCATCCCTGCCGAAATATTCGCTTCCCAACCTGCCGGCCCAGGGGACGTTTCGTGTTTTTCCATCTACCGGCGATTCCATGCTGCCGGTGCCGGAGAACAGTGACATTATCACGCAATACGTGGAGGACTGGACAGCCATCAAACCAGATACACCTTGTATCGTCATCCTGAAAGGACAACAGGATTTCGTATTTAAGATGGTTACAGTGAACACGAACGGCACGGTTCAGCTGAAATCACTTAACTCTATGTATGAACCTTACACCGTTGACGCCAGTGATGTGATGGAAATATGGCAGTTCTACGCCTATACGAGCAAGGAATTTCCGGAAGCCCGGCCAGAAATGACAACGGTACTAACAGCCATAAAAAACCTGGAGGAAAAAATCAAACAATTACCAGGTAAGTCTAAATGA
- a CDS encoding carboxypeptidase regulatory-like domain-containing protein, with product MNKDQLATMEMFLAVEKVCSEYHSLWRNHYGFRSAFHLFSGRLLYIRQIVRKMESLYVLPKKDSAVFRKRLEELTIRISKNLLVYALTQDDHQLIDKLDYISSDFSEITCDDLLRKSQDILDISVQHYSELRTYFITLAHLAEMEENIEKLRYCTGGEPITIQTREKLYDKLDDLMLEAKKVLREHLDAQSMMFRWVNKDFYEAYKQARGIRTAYSIPLQGTVIDDATHLPVGNADVTIRELKLTRHISPLGHFRFCNLPPGQYHAKVHKYGYEDSEVEVKVQKDEATSMDILIHHI from the coding sequence ATGAATAAAGATCAGCTAGCCACCATGGAAATGTTTCTGGCTGTGGAGAAGGTTTGCAGTGAGTATCATTCCCTTTGGCGCAACCATTACGGATTTCGTTCGGCATTTCACCTGTTTTCGGGGCGTTTGCTTTACATCAGGCAAATTGTACGGAAAATGGAATCGTTGTATGTTTTGCCGAAAAAAGATTCAGCTGTTTTCAGAAAACGACTGGAGGAACTCACCATCAGGATTTCCAAAAATCTGTTGGTGTACGCATTAACGCAGGACGATCATCAGTTGATTGACAAACTGGACTACATTTCGTCCGATTTTAGTGAAATTACCTGTGACGATTTATTGCGTAAAAGTCAGGATATATTGGACATCAGTGTACAGCACTATAGCGAGCTTCGTACTTACTTTATTACACTGGCACATTTGGCCGAAATGGAGGAGAACATCGAGAAACTGCGTTATTGTACCGGAGGAGAACCAATCACAATTCAAACCCGGGAAAAGCTTTACGACAAGCTCGATGATTTGATGCTGGAGGCAAAAAAAGTGTTGAGGGAACATCTGGATGCCCAGTCGATGATGTTTCGGTGGGTGAACAAAGACTTTTACGAAGCTTACAAACAAGCCCGGGGAATTCGTACTGCTTATTCCATTCCGTTGCAGGGAACCGTTATCGACGATGCCACGCATCTTCCGGTAGGAAATGCCGATGTTACGATACGCGAATTGAAGTTAACCCGGCATATATCCCCTCTCGGACATTTCAGGTTCTGTAATTTGCCTCCCGGACAATATCATGCTAAGGTACATAAGTATGGTTATGAAGATAGTGAGGTTGAGGTGAAGGTTCAAAAAGACGAAGCAACCAGTATGGATATTTTAATTCATCACATCTGA
- a CDS encoding error-prone DNA polymerase — translation MMNYTELQVTSNFTFLRGGSHPEELIEKAEELGYKGIAITDRNTLAGIVRAHAEARGKNIRFIPACRLDLLDGPGLLAYPTNISAYAGLSELLSVGNLRAEKGECHLYKADAYQYAREMKFIVIPPASLNADFDFEPEFVKALTEYKEALGNDLYLAASFTYTGDDQKRLFRLSQLETRLGIPMVATNDVHYHAPERRELQDILTCVREKCTIHTAGFRLYQNAERYLKPVEEMQRLFRQYPEAIYRTQEIAGACRFSLDELKYLYPEEITSEGRTPMEELACLTWKGAKERFDGAIPGKIKDTIEMELEFIGRKDYASYFLTVYDYVREARSRGILCQGRGSAANSVVCYCLGITSVNPSKFKLLFARFMSDARNEPPDIDVDFEHERREEIMQYIYEKYGRDRAGIIATVTQVHWKGAVRDVGKAMGLSTDAINVLSKSAYEFTENWSTGKAAPTNRFNHDDPHLRKILEITDQYIGFPRQLGQHTGGFVITRGKLHELCPILNARMQNRTNIEWNKDDIKALGFMKADVLALGMLTCIRKAFDLAKQHYGLDLTLANIPQDDPKVYEMISHADTLGVFQVESRAQMSMLPRLKPRNFYDLVIEVAIVRPGPIQGDMVHPYLKRRNGEEPVEYPSKELESILGRTLGVPLFQEQAMEIAIVAAGFTPGEADGLRRAMATFKAKGKVSRYREKLINGMIKNGYTPDFANRVFKQIEGFGSYGFPESHAASFASLVYVSSWLKCYYPDVFAAALINSQPMGFYRPAQIVIDARRHGVAVRPVDINHSHWDNTLEEQSGQYRAIRLGFRQVKGLREEDIQALVSGRPMPYQNVNDLINAGVSPSALERLADADAFRSIDLDRRQALWEVSALRDHPTGIFKGAPSQSTEEEATELPRMTPEEHVIQDYASTSLSLKAHPVSFLRRKLNQLQVTPAAGLRKMKNGMYVKACGLITVRQRPGTAKGVLFITIEDETGFANLVVWSKTFRKYRKQVLQSRLLMVSGKLQVKGEVIHVVVNTCYNLNEWMSLDTEGYDIGPVHKHMQAKGATEETSSGKVVQGTLFPSRDFK, via the coding sequence ATGATGAATTATACGGAACTACAGGTGACCTCAAACTTCACCTTTCTCCGGGGAGGCTCACATCCGGAAGAGCTAATTGAAAAGGCCGAAGAGCTGGGCTATAAAGGGATTGCCATTACCGACCGCAATACCCTGGCGGGAATCGTCCGTGCTCATGCAGAAGCCCGCGGCAAGAATATCCGGTTCATTCCCGCATGCCGCCTCGACCTGCTGGATGGACCGGGCCTTCTGGCCTATCCAACAAACATATCAGCCTATGCCGGTTTGTCGGAACTACTTTCAGTGGGGAATCTTCGGGCAGAAAAAGGGGAATGCCACCTGTACAAAGCCGATGCCTACCAATATGCCCGGGAGATGAAGTTCATCGTAATACCGCCGGCATCGCTCAATGCGGATTTTGATTTCGAACCGGAATTTGTTAAGGCGCTGACGGAATACAAAGAAGCACTGGGAAACGACCTGTATCTTGCGGCCAGTTTCACCTACACGGGGGATGATCAAAAGAGATTGTTCCGCCTCTCGCAGCTGGAAACCAGGTTGGGAATACCGATGGTAGCCACCAACGATGTGCATTACCATGCTCCGGAACGCAGGGAATTACAGGATATCCTGACCTGCGTCCGGGAGAAATGCACCATCCACACAGCAGGTTTCAGACTTTATCAGAATGCAGAGCGCTACCTGAAACCTGTCGAAGAAATGCAGCGTCTTTTTCGGCAGTATCCCGAAGCGATTTACCGTACACAGGAAATAGCCGGCGCCTGTCGTTTTTCATTGGATGAACTAAAATATCTCTATCCGGAAGAGATTACCAGTGAAGGGCGAACGCCGATGGAAGAATTGGCCTGCCTTACCTGGAAAGGTGCCAAAGAGCGTTTCGACGGTGCAATTCCTGGAAAGATAAAGGACACCATTGAGATGGAGCTGGAGTTCATCGGACGAAAAGATTATGCCTCTTATTTTTTGACGGTATATGATTATGTACGCGAAGCCAGATCCAGGGGCATCCTGTGCCAGGGACGCGGTTCGGCAGCCAACTCGGTGGTTTGCTATTGCCTGGGCATCACATCGGTGAACCCTTCGAAATTCAAATTGCTGTTCGCCCGGTTCATGAGTGATGCGCGCAATGAACCACCTGATATCGACGTAGACTTCGAGCACGAACGACGGGAGGAAATTATGCAATACATCTATGAAAAATACGGCCGCGACCGGGCCGGCATTATTGCCACCGTCACGCAGGTACACTGGAAGGGCGCCGTGCGGGATGTGGGAAAAGCAATGGGACTGTCCACCGATGCAATCAATGTTCTTTCCAAATCGGCGTATGAGTTCACCGAAAATTGGTCCACCGGTAAAGCGGCCCCCACCAATCGCTTCAACCACGACGATCCGCATTTGCGAAAGATCCTCGAAATAACGGACCAGTATATTGGCTTTCCGCGACAGCTGGGACAACATACGGGCGGATTTGTCATCACGCGGGGAAAACTGCACGAGCTGTGCCCGATCCTGAACGCACGCATGCAAAACCGCACCAACATTGAATGGAATAAGGACGACATTAAGGCGCTGGGCTTTATGAAGGCCGATGTGCTGGCGCTGGGCATGCTGACCTGCATCCGTAAAGCATTCGATCTGGCAAAGCAACATTACGGTTTGGATCTGACATTAGCCAATATTCCCCAGGATGATCCGAAGGTTTATGAAATGATTAGCCATGCCGACACACTCGGTGTATTCCAGGTCGAAAGCCGGGCGCAAATGTCCATGCTTCCCCGGTTAAAGCCCCGCAACTTCTATGACCTCGTCATCGAAGTTGCCATCGTAAGGCCCGGCCCGATACAAGGCGACATGGTGCATCCCTATTTAAAACGACGAAACGGTGAGGAACCGGTAGAATATCCATCGAAAGAGCTGGAAAGTATCCTGGGAAGAACGCTGGGCGTTCCGTTATTCCAGGAACAGGCGATGGAAATAGCCATTGTTGCCGCTGGTTTTACACCCGGCGAGGCCGACGGTTTACGCAGGGCTATGGCCACATTTAAAGCAAAAGGTAAAGTAAGCCGCTATCGCGAAAAACTGATCAATGGCATGATAAAGAACGGCTATACCCCCGATTTTGCGAACCGCGTATTCAAGCAGATTGAAGGCTTCGGAAGTTACGGTTTCCCCGAAAGTCATGCGGCCAGCTTTGCGTCGCTGGTGTATGTGTCCTCCTGGCTCAAATGCTATTATCCCGATGTATTCGCTGCTGCCTTAATCAATAGTCAGCCAATGGGTTTTTACCGTCCGGCACAGATTGTGATTGATGCCCGCAGGCACGGCGTAGCGGTAAGGCCCGTAGATATCAATCATTCTCATTGGGACAATACATTGGAAGAACAATCGGGCCAATACCGTGCGATCCGCCTGGGCTTCCGGCAGGTAAAAGGCTTACGCGAAGAAGACATACAAGCCCTTGTGTCCGGAAGGCCCATGCCCTACCAAAATGTGAACGATTTGATTAATGCAGGTGTTTCGCCATCTGCGCTGGAACGGCTTGCCGATGCCGATGCTTTCCGATCCATCGATCTCGACCGGAGGCAGGCGCTATGGGAAGTGTCTGCCCTGCGTGACCATCCAACCGGAATATTCAAGGGGGCGCCTTCTCAAAGTACAGAAGAGGAAGCCACAGAATTACCCCGAATGACACCCGAAGAACATGTGATCCAGGACTACGCCAGCACATCTCTGTCGCTAAAAGCCCATCCGGTCAGTTTTCTTCGGCGGAAGCTAAACCAACTACAGGTTACGCCTGCCGCCGGATTAAGAAAAATGAAGAATGGCATGTACGTAAAGGCCTGTGGCCTAATCACGGTCCGGCAACGTCCCGGTACGGCCAAAGGCGTTCTGTTCATCACTATCGAAGATGAAACCGGATTTGCCAACCTGGTTGTCTGGTCAAAGACTTTCAGGAAATACCGCAAACAGGTCCTTCAATCCAGGCTGCTCATGGTATCCGGCAAATTACAGGTCAAAGGCGAAGTCATCCATGTGGTGGTCAATACCTGCTACAACCTAAATGAATGGATGAGCCTCGATACTGAGGGGTATGATATCGGCCCTGTCCATAAGCATATGCAGGCGAAAGGGGCTACTGAAGAAACTTCATCCGGGAAGGTTGTCCAGGGAACACTTTTCCCGTCGAGGGATTTCAAATAA
- a CDS encoding DNA polymerase Y family protein, protein MPKRYLSIWFRHLPTDRMVRLHPELRNKPFLLYAPERGRMVVRASSRVLDKEGIVPGMAVADVRAILPSVEVFPDDPVSAGKLLKGLAEWFLRYTPVAAIDPPDGLMLDITGCTHLWGGELSYLKSIILRLRKGGYDVHAAIADTISAAWAMAHYSKNGIIVEPGRQAEALRSLPPAALRLEATILQRLEKLGFRQIGQLSRIPRSNLRRRFGDVLLIRLGQALGTEPEILNPVQPAPLFQEWLPSLEPIRTAKGIEIALQRLLDTLCERLFNEGKGMRTGTFKGYRVDGKTGQISIGTNQASRNAAHLFKLFELKIPEIEPAPGIELFVLEATLVEEVSETQEALWSMGNSNHTAIAELLDNIAGKVGMNSIHRYLPQEHHWPEASIKEVSSLVEGPETAWHTDRPRPLHLLPNPVPIEVMVTLPDYPPLHFRYKGNIIKVAKADGPERIEQEWWLQKGPPRDYYYVEDENGARYWLFRLGTYDNGDPRWFLHGFFA, encoded by the coding sequence ATGCCTAAGCGTTATTTGTCCATATGGTTTCGTCATCTGCCCACAGACCGGATGGTCAGGCTTCATCCCGAACTTCGGAATAAGCCGTTCCTCCTGTACGCTCCCGAACGCGGCCGGATGGTAGTCAGGGCCTCAAGCCGGGTTTTAGATAAGGAAGGCATTGTGCCCGGCATGGCCGTGGCCGATGTGCGGGCCATACTCCCTTCGGTGGAAGTCTTCCCCGACGATCCGGTGTCGGCCGGAAAACTGCTGAAAGGCCTTGCGGAATGGTTTCTCCGCTATACACCCGTAGCTGCCATCGACCCGCCCGACGGCCTGATGCTGGATATCACCGGTTGCACACACTTGTGGGGAGGGGAACTTTCCTACCTCAAGTCGATCATCCTTCGTCTCCGCAAAGGCGGATACGATGTACATGCCGCGATTGCCGATACCATCAGTGCAGCATGGGCCATGGCTCATTACAGCAAAAACGGAATAATCGTCGAACCCGGAAGACAAGCAGAGGCTCTTCGTTCACTTCCGCCAGCGGCTTTGCGACTGGAAGCGACTATTCTTCAACGTTTGGAAAAGCTTGGTTTCAGGCAAATCGGGCAGCTGAGCCGCATCCCCCGGAGCAATCTGCGCAGACGTTTTGGCGATGTTCTACTTATCCGGCTAGGGCAGGCGTTGGGAACCGAACCGGAAATCCTGAATCCGGTCCAGCCTGCCCCACTCTTCCAGGAATGGCTGCCCTCCCTGGAACCGATCCGAACGGCCAAAGGAATTGAGATTGCCCTTCAGCGCTTACTGGACACCTTGTGTGAACGCCTTTTCAATGAAGGAAAAGGGATGCGAACAGGTACCTTTAAAGGATACCGCGTTGACGGCAAGACCGGGCAGATTAGCATCGGGACAAACCAGGCATCGCGTAATGCGGCCCACCTGTTCAAGTTATTTGAGCTTAAGATACCGGAAATAGAACCGGCGCCTGGAATTGAACTGTTTGTGCTGGAGGCAACACTTGTTGAAGAGGTCAGCGAAACACAGGAAGCTTTATGGAGTATGGGAAACAGCAATCATACAGCCATTGCTGAATTACTGGACAACATTGCCGGTAAGGTGGGAATGAATTCCATCCACCGCTACCTCCCGCAGGAACATCATTGGCCGGAAGCTTCAATAAAGGAAGTCTCCTCCCTGGTGGAAGGACCTGAGACAGCATGGCACACCGACCGTCCCAGGCCGCTTCATCTTTTGCCCAACCCCGTCCCCATCGAAGTCATGGTAACACTCCCCGATTATCCGCCACTGCATTTCCGGTACAAAGGAAATATTATCAAAGTGGCCAAAGCCGACGGACCGGAAAGGATTGAACAGGAATGGTGGCTCCAAAAGGGACCGCCCAGGGATTACTACTACGTTGAAGATGAAAACGGCGCGCGTTACTGGCTGTTCAGGCTTGGAACATATGACAATGGAGACCCCCGATGGTTTCTACACGGATTTTTCGCCTAA
- a CDS encoding redoxin domain-containing protein: MFHIKKYLPLTLVAFLLAAKVVVAEGYQIKLSLPRQKDTRIYLASYYGNRIFRIDSTQTDQHGNATLAGDSSLDEGFYLLYLDKDHYFDFLVGKDQTFSVSAGFQNIENQHFSGAPETGAFQKYQQFLGQQRKIQMNLQQEMQQYHSNTDSVKQIRNRMMALNQEMQKYWEEQADKYKGTFYADFMRFMIIPRPDDIKVPANVANPDSVKWTKEYAFRRDHFWDNFNFAQPGLIRTPLVQNRLDTYFDKVLIQNPDSIIGPAKKLIEKSKANDNMFRFMADFVLTHSANSQVMGMDKVFVQIADAYFLNGKASWADSTMLSKIRKKVYVTRPNLLGKIAPELKLQNADGQYFSLHQVDAKYTILYFWEPGCNHCKEQTPVLYDKIYKKLHSKGVEVYAVLTQPDEKTDWQKFIDDHGLYDWINVWDPDMISNFHTLYDVHSTPTLYILDKNKKIIAKRLDVTTASDLLEKLLKYH, encoded by the coding sequence ATGTTTCATATAAAAAAATATCTGCCACTAACGCTCGTGGCATTTTTATTGGCGGCAAAAGTTGTCGTTGCCGAAGGTTACCAAATTAAACTTTCGTTACCTCGGCAGAAAGATACGCGTATTTATCTGGCCAGCTATTATGGCAACCGAATTTTCCGGATCGATTCCACTCAGACCGACCAGCACGGTAATGCAACCTTAGCCGGCGATTCAAGCCTGGATGAAGGATTTTACCTGCTGTATCTCGACAAAGACCATTACTTCGATTTCCTGGTTGGAAAGGATCAAACATTTTCCGTTTCCGCAGGCTTTCAAAACATCGAAAATCAACATTTTTCAGGCGCACCGGAAACAGGGGCATTTCAAAAATACCAGCAATTTTTGGGGCAACAGCGAAAAATACAAATGAATCTGCAACAGGAAATGCAGCAATATCATTCAAATACCGATTCGGTTAAACAAATCAGAAACCGGATGATGGCCTTAAATCAGGAAATGCAAAAATACTGGGAGGAACAGGCCGACAAGTACAAAGGAACATTTTACGCCGACTTTATGCGCTTCATGATTATTCCGCGTCCGGATGACATCAAAGTACCGGCCAATGTTGCCAATCCCGACTCGGTTAAATGGACCAAAGAGTATGCGTTCCGCCGGGATCATTTCTGGGACAATTTTAATTTTGCCCAGCCTGGCCTTATTCGTACACCGCTTGTTCAAAACCGGCTCGACACCTACTTCGACAAAGTTTTGATACAAAATCCCGACTCGATTATCGGTCCGGCAAAAAAGTTGATAGAAAAATCGAAAGCCAATGACAATATGTTCCGGTTCATGGCCGACTTTGTATTGACTCACAGTGCCAATTCGCAGGTAATGGGCATGGACAAGGTCTTTGTTCAAATTGCCGATGCTTATTTCCTGAATGGGAAAGCCAGTTGGGCCGATTCGACCATGCTGTCTAAAATCCGGAAGAAAGTATATGTTACACGCCCCAACCTGCTTGGAAAAATTGCGCCGGAGTTAAAACTCCAAAATGCCGATGGTCAGTATTTCAGCCTACACCAGGTTGATGCCAAATACACTATTCTTTACTTCTGGGAGCCCGGTTGCAACCATTGTAAAGAACAAACTCCGGTTTTGTACGACAAAATATACAAGAAATTACATTCGAAGGGAGTTGAAGTTTATGCGGTATTAACGCAGCCGGACGAGAAAACTGACTGGCAAAAATTCATCGACGATCACGGACTATATGACTGGATAAATGTTTGGGATCCGGATATGATTTCCAACTTCCACACCTTGTACGACGTACACAGCACGCCAACATTATACATTCTCGACAAGAATAAAAAAATTATTGCCAAACGGTTAGATGTAACTACCGCCAGTGATTTACTGGAAAAACTACTGAAGTACCATTAA
- a CDS encoding ImuA family protein codes for MKELAGKKEIIKQLKEKILAMEGFSPGPDSHPFDFGLGPMNEAFPGDTFPVGAVHEFISPTQARFSATNGFVSGLLSTLMKQEGICLWVSTGRRLFPPTLKSFGIEPHRIIFIDVRRDKDALWVMEQALKCNSLAAVVAELRDISFAESRRLQLAVEDSRVTGFLHHYFPRTQNTLAAVSRWKIKPLPSLVIDGLPGVGFPRWEVKLEKIRNGQPGIWQFEWRSGQFRHITVPKRAVPESGSPRKEKHYA; via the coding sequence ATGAAAGAATTGGCCGGGAAAAAAGAAATTATCAAGCAGCTGAAAGAGAAGATACTTGCAATGGAAGGGTTCAGCCCGGGGCCGGACAGTCACCCGTTTGATTTCGGACTGGGACCGATGAATGAAGCATTTCCGGGAGATACTTTTCCTGTTGGGGCGGTGCACGAGTTCATTAGTCCTACCCAGGCCCGTTTCTCGGCAACCAACGGCTTTGTATCCGGCCTGTTGAGCACACTCATGAAGCAGGAGGGCATTTGCCTGTGGGTTAGCACGGGGCGCAGACTGTTTCCACCAACATTGAAATCTTTCGGAATCGAACCGCATCGAATCATCTTTATCGATGTCAGACGGGATAAAGATGCTTTATGGGTCATGGAGCAAGCCTTGAAGTGCAATTCACTTGCAGCGGTGGTGGCCGAATTGAGAGACATCAGCTTTGCGGAGTCAAGACGATTGCAACTGGCCGTTGAAGATAGCCGGGTCACCGGTTTTTTGCACCACTATTTTCCACGTACCCAAAATACGCTGGCCGCTGTATCCCGTTGGAAAATCAAACCTCTGCCCAGCTTGGTAATCGACGGGTTACCCGGGGTAGGATTTCCCCGTTGGGAAGTGAAACTGGAAAAAATCCGGAACGGCCAACCCGGTATCTGGCAGTTCGAATGGCGAAGCGGCCAATTCAGGCATATCACCGTTCCCAAACGAGCGGTTCCGGAATCCGGATCACCAAGAAAAGAAAAACATTATGCCTAA